The Amycolatopsis coloradensis sequence CCCATGCCGATGTCGAACCAGGAATGCCCGTCACCGCCCTGAATCCCGCGCTCCCATACGCCATGGGGATTCGATTCGTAACCGTCGGACCATTGCACGATCCCGGCGTGCGCGGTTCCCGCGACACCCACGAGTGCCGACGAGAACACCGACAGGACGGCGAATATTTTCTTGAACACGAGATCTCCCCCTCTTCGCGTGATGAACCCAGTCAGAGGACCAGAGTCCGGAACGCGAGCACAAGGTACCTTCGCGCGCACATCCGACTGCCTTGAAGTACCTAAGCGAGGTCGGCGGGCCGCGTCCGCAGCTTGGCGGCGATCCGGGCCAGCGCCTGCTGATCCTCCGCGGTCAAGGGGTCGAGGACGAGCTCCCGCACCGAACGGACGTGCGTGGGGGCGGCCGCGACGACCATGTCGTAGCCGTCGTCGGTGAGCACGGCGAGCGTGTACCGGCCGTCGCCCGGGTCCGGCGTCCGCTCCACCCAGCCCCGCCGTTCGAAGCGTTTGACCACATTGGACAGACGCGAGAGCGAGCCGTTGGCGAGGTAGGCCAGCTCGCTCATCCGCAGCCGCCGGTCCGGGGCCTCCGAAATATGACAGAGGGTCAGGTACTCGAACAGCGTCAGCCCGGCGTCGTGCCGCAGCGGCGACTCGAGTCGCCCCGGCAGGAGGAGGACCAGGGAGACCAGGCCGGTCCAGGCCTCTTTTTCGGCAGAGGTCAGCCACAGCGCTTCGTCGGGGTCCGGGGCGGCCATGGCGGAACCTTACCCAGAACCCGATGACTTCACACGTGAAGTTAAATCGTGCTACGTTGACTTCAAGCATGAAGTCAACGAGAGGATCCACCATGACCCAGCCGGAGTTCTTCGCCACGCCCGGATACGGCGACCGGCAACTGGCCGAGATGCGCTACAGCCAGGCGGTGCGCGTCGGCGATCGCGTCGAGATCTCCGGGCAGGGAGGCTGGGACGACGACTTGAACTTCCCCGAGTCGCTCGAGGAGGAGATCGTCAAGGCCTTCGAGAACGTCGAGCGGACCCTCGCCACGGCGGGCGCCACCTGGCGCGACGTCATCGCCGTGGACTCGTACCACGTCCCGGAGGCCCCCGGATTCATCGGCGAGGTCCACAACCGCGTGATGGTGGCGCAGTTCCGCGAGCACATGGGCGACCGGGCGCCGATCTGGACCGAGATCGGTGTCCCGGCCCTCGGCGCGCCGAGGATGCGGGTCGAGATCAGGGTCACCGCGATCGCCGGGAACGCCCACGTGTGAACCCCGCACTCCTTGGGTACTCCATGCCTGCGCCCATGCTCTTGGCCCAGCTGGGAAACCCGCTAAGGAGAACGCGTGGGTATCACGAGAACACGACAGGCTTACGAATTCCCCACCGGTATCGCCCCACCACTGGGAGAGGTCCGGGCCTGGCTGAGAGAGCAGCTGAGCGAGGTCGGACGCACCACCATCGCGGACACCGAGCTGCTGACCACGGAACTGGTCACCAACGCGCACGAACACGCGGACGGCGTCGCCGAGCTCAGGGTTTCCGTCCCCTCGGGCCGGGACGTCGTCCGCGTCGAAGTCGACGACCACCGTCCGCGCCTGTGGCCCCACCGCGGGATCAAGGACGACCCGACGAGTCCTCACGGTCGAGGGCTGGCGCTGGTCGAGGCGATCAGCACCGAATGGGGCGTGGACACCGGCGCCGGGTTCAAGACGGTGTGGGCGGAGATCCCGGTGCTCTGACACGATCATCGCGTGACCGCCCCGCACAGCACCCTGGTCGCGCCGATGCCACGGCCGGGTGACCACGTTCGCCTCATCTCCCCCGCCAGCTTTCCAAGCCGTGAGCTGGTCGCCGAGACCAAGGCGGTACTGGAAAGCTGGGGACTGGTGGTCGAAATCGGGGCGCACGCGTTCGACCAGCGAGGCTTCATGGCCGGCCGGGACGAAGACCGGCTGGCCGATCTCGACGACGCGTTCCGTGACCCGGCCGTCCGCGCCGTGATCGCCACTCGCGGCGGAGCGGGCGCGTACCGCATCGCCGATGATCTCGACTTCGACGCCGTCCGGGCAGATCCCAAGCCGTTGATCGGCTTCAGCGACATCACCGCCCTCCACCTCGCGCTCTGGCGGCACTGCGGGCTGGCGGGGATCCACGGTTCCCTGGCCGGTTCCCGCTCCGCTGCCGCGACTCGGCGGCTCCTGATGGGCGGCGAACCCGCCATCCTCCACCGCGACCCGAGGGCCATGACCGTCGAGGCCGAAGTGCCCGGCACCGCCACCGGCGCCCTCGTCGGCGGCAATCTCGGCACCGTCGCCCACGCGGTCGGCGTCGGCCTGCCTCCGCTGGCGGGCACTATCCTGTTCTTCGAAGCCGAGCGGACGATCGGCCTCGGGCAGGTCGACCGCCAGCTGACCCAGCTGATCCGGTCCGGCGCGCTCCACGGTGTACGGGGGATCGCGCTCGGCCGGTTCCCCGGCTTCGAGGACTACACCGATCGCGGCTGGACCCTCGTCGACGTCTTCAAGGACCGGCTGGGCGCGCTGGGCGTTCCGGTACTCGGCGGAATCGACGCCGGACACGGCGCGGACTCGCTTTCCCTTCCGCTCGGACCGCTTGCCGTACTGGACACGGCCGCGGGCACGCTCACCGTCGAACCGGCGGTCGGCTCAGGAGACGCGGATCCACGGCTCCCCCGAGCCAAGCGCGAAGGACTCCGTTGAACAGCTCGGGATCCTCCACATTCCAGATATGGTGCATCCCCGGCACGAGCCGGGACCGCGTCTGGGGGGCGGCCCGCGCGATTTCCGCGAGGGATCGGCGCACAGCCGGGGAATCCTTCTCCCCCGCCGTCGCGAGCAGCGGCCCGGTATAGCGGCGTACTTCCGCGGGCACACCGCCCGCGCACACCTCGGCGGCCATCGCGGACGCGGTTTCGCGGCGCACCGAGAGACCGTGCTCGACATAACGGGCGCGTGCCTCTCCGGGAAGCCCGAAGGCAGCGGCTTGGGCACGCCAGTACCAGCGGGCCCGCGAGAACGCCGACTGCAGCCCGCAGTACAAGCGCATCCCGGCGCCGGCGGGCATGAGCGGCGCGCTGGTCAGGAACGCCGAACTCACCCGGTCCGGGTGCCGCGCCAGCACACGCAACGCCGTGAGCGCGCCGAGGGACAGCCCGACGAGATCGAACCGGCCGTCGACGCCGTGCCCCGTCACTCTCGCGACGACGTCATCCGCCACCGCGTCCAGACCCGGCCAGCGCTCGCGGACCCGTTCGCCGAAGCCCGGCAGATCCGGCGTGAGCACCGTCCGATCGCCGAACGCGGACAGCTGCGGCTCCCACATCCAGTTCGCGACGTTGCCGCCGTGCAGCAACACCACCGGCCGCTCCACGGTGGCCGTCCCGGCGGAATGCACCTCGGGGAACGCGTTCACGCGAACTCCTCCTCGATCGCGTCGAGCCAGTCCAGTTCGACGCGCAGGTGCGCGATCCCGTTGTCCAGTGTGGACAGTCGCAGCCGGGCCGCCCGATCAGGCGCACCGGACTCCGCCCGCGTCCGCTCGAACCGCTCCAGCCGCGCCTGGGTCGCCTCTCGACGTACCGCCAGGAGGGCACGGAAGGCGTCATCGTCGAGATCCGCACCGAAGAACACCCGCGCCAGGAACGGATCGCGTTCGACGTGACGCTCGGGCTCACTCACCAGCCACTCGGCGAGCGCCGTCCGCCCCGCGGCGGTGATGCGGTGTTCCTGCCGGTCCGGCGCCCCGGAACCCGCCACTTTCTCGACCTCGGCGAGTCCGTCCGTGACGAGCCGGGCGAGGGTGCGATAGATCTGCGCCTTGTCTGCCGCCCAGAAGTGCCCGACGGTCGACTCGAAATGGCGCTTGAGGTCGTAGCCGGTCATGGGCGCGAGGGCGAGCAACCCCAGGATGAGGCGGGAGAGAACCATGCCACTAGTAGACAAGTCATCTATGGGACTTGTCTACTAGGGGGCTACTTCGATTCGACCCGCCCGAGCGGATCGGGCTCGACGGCCAGCGCGTCGGCGGCCTCCTGCCAAGCAGGGTCGCCCGGGTAGAGCTCGCTGCGAAGATAGGCCGCCGTCAGCCGCTGCACCGCGACCACTCGCGCCGGATTCTCGTCCGTCGTCTCGGCGACGTCGTAGCCGGAAATCCCGCCGAGACCGTGTTCCGCGCCGTACAGGGTGAGCAAGGTCTTGCGCCCCGGCGAAAGGAAGTACGGATCGGTGTGCCATTCCGGGCCCCGGACCGTCAGATGCGCCGAGGAGTCCT is a genomic window containing:
- a CDS encoding MarR family winged helix-turn-helix transcriptional regulator yields the protein MAAPDPDEALWLTSAEKEAWTGLVSLVLLLPGRLESPLRHDAGLTLFEYLTLCHISEAPDRRLRMSELAYLANGSLSRLSNVVKRFERRGWVERTPDPGDGRYTLAVLTDDGYDMVVAAAPTHVRSVRELVLDPLTAEDQQALARIAAKLRTRPADLA
- a CDS encoding Rid family hydrolase, giving the protein MTQPEFFATPGYGDRQLAEMRYSQAVRVGDRVEISGQGGWDDDLNFPESLEEEIVKAFENVERTLATAGATWRDVIAVDSYHVPEAPGFIGEVHNRVMVAQFREHMGDRAPIWTEIGVPALGAPRMRVEIRVTAIAGNAHV
- a CDS encoding ATP-binding protein; this encodes MGITRTRQAYEFPTGIAPPLGEVRAWLREQLSEVGRTTIADTELLTTELVTNAHEHADGVAELRVSVPSGRDVVRVEVDDHRPRLWPHRGIKDDPTSPHGRGLALVEAISTEWGVDTGAGFKTVWAEIPVL
- a CDS encoding LD-carboxypeptidase: MTAPHSTLVAPMPRPGDHVRLISPASFPSRELVAETKAVLESWGLVVEIGAHAFDQRGFMAGRDEDRLADLDDAFRDPAVRAVIATRGGAGAYRIADDLDFDAVRADPKPLIGFSDITALHLALWRHCGLAGIHGSLAGSRSAAATRRLLMGGEPAILHRDPRAMTVEAEVPGTATGALVGGNLGTVAHAVGVGLPPLAGTILFFEAERTIGLGQVDRQLTQLIRSGALHGVRGIALGRFPGFEDYTDRGWTLVDVFKDRLGALGVPVLGGIDAGHGADSLSLPLGPLAVLDTAAGTLTVEPAVGSGDADPRLPRAKREGLR
- a CDS encoding alpha/beta hydrolase, whose protein sequence is MNAFPEVHSAGTATVERPVVLLHGGNVANWMWEPQLSAFGDRTVLTPDLPGFGERVRERWPGLDAVADDVVARVTGHGVDGRFDLVGLSLGALTALRVLARHPDRVSSAFLTSAPLMPAGAGMRLYCGLQSAFSRARWYWRAQAAAFGLPGEARARYVEHGLSVRRETASAMAAEVCAGGVPAEVRRYTGPLLATAGEKDSPAVRRSLAEIARAAPQTRSRLVPGMHHIWNVEDPELFNGVLRAWLGGAVDPRLLSRPPVRR
- a CDS encoding PadR family transcriptional regulator — translated: MVLSRLILGLLALAPMTGYDLKRHFESTVGHFWAADKAQIYRTLARLVTDGLAEVEKVAGSGAPDRQEHRITAAGRTALAEWLVSEPERHVERDPFLARVFFGADLDDDAFRALLAVRREATQARLERFERTRAESGAPDRAARLRLSTLDNGIAHLRVELDWLDAIEEEFA